In Agromyces sp. 3263, a single genomic region encodes these proteins:
- a CDS encoding GIY-YIG nuclease family protein, with translation MSAADAASGRHDDPGTGCRLADAAGRPCGRPVDAETPLGLCREHLLEAYDWVSRDAGVTDVLPSPCRACGSNVGVRYPSGWVCAECEWRVGDVPDDELDRPRVEVVYYIRYRDQIKIGTSVNPRMRLAVLPHDEVLAFERGGRPLEQRRHVQFAAHRYPGTEWFAVHDALLEHVAELAAGIDDPWAEYERWVLRRLAVARP, from the coding sequence ATGAGTGCAGCGGATGCCGCGAGCGGGCGCCACGACGACCCGGGCACCGGGTGCCGGCTCGCCGACGCCGCGGGTCGACCGTGCGGCCGCCCGGTCGACGCCGAGACGCCGCTCGGGCTCTGTCGCGAGCACCTGCTCGAGGCGTACGACTGGGTCAGCCGCGACGCCGGGGTGACCGACGTGCTGCCGTCGCCGTGCCGGGCCTGCGGGTCGAACGTCGGCGTCCGCTATCCGTCGGGGTGGGTCTGCGCCGAGTGCGAGTGGCGCGTGGGCGACGTGCCCGACGACGAGCTCGACCGGCCGCGCGTCGAGGTCGTCTACTACATCCGCTACCGCGACCAGATCAAGATCGGCACCTCCGTGAACCCGCGCATGCGGCTCGCGGTGCTGCCGCATGACGAGGTGCTCGCGTTCGAGCGCGGAGGGCGCCCGCTCGAGCAGCGGCGGCACGTGCAGTTCGCCGCGCACCGGTATCCGGGCACCGAGTGGTTCGCGGTGCACGACGCGCTGCTGGAGCACGTCGCCGAGCTGGCGGCCGGCATCGACGATCCGTGGGCGGAGTACGAGCGGTGGGTGCTGCGGCGCCTGGCGGTGGCGCGGCCCTAG
- a CDS encoding MarR family transcriptional regulator, whose amino-acid sequence MDDRSAATATASATAAVDGAASDDLLALENQVCFALAVAARGVIGVYRPILEPLGLTHPQYLVMLALWGRSPRTVRDLGDALQLEPATLSPLLKRLEAQGYLTRERNARDERALDVALTDAGRALREQALGIPPQVVDRLGMSMDELAALRDRLTDVIAAVQRS is encoded by the coding sequence ATGGACGACCGATCCGCCGCCACCGCAACCGCATCCGCGACCGCAGCCGTCGACGGCGCGGCATCCGACGACCTCCTCGCCCTCGAGAACCAGGTGTGCTTCGCGCTGGCCGTGGCCGCCCGGGGCGTCATCGGCGTCTACCGGCCGATCCTCGAGCCGCTCGGCCTGACACACCCGCAGTACCTCGTGATGCTCGCCCTCTGGGGCCGCAGCCCACGCACCGTGCGCGACCTGGGCGACGCGCTCCAGCTCGAGCCGGCCACGCTGTCGCCGCTGCTGAAGCGGCTCGAGGCCCAGGGCTACCTCACCCGGGAGCGCAACGCCCGTGACGAGCGCGCCCTCGACGTGGCGTTGACGGATGCCGGTCGCGCGCTGCGGGAGCAGGCGCTCGGCATCCCCCCGCAGGTCGTCGATCGGCTCGGTATGAGCATGGACGAGCTCGCCGCCCTGCGCGACCGTCTCACGGACGTGATCGCCGCGGTGCAGCGGAGCTGA
- a CDS encoding NAD(P)-binding domain-containing protein has product MATIAWIGLGHMGGPMSGNLVAAGHEVRGVDPDSACRDAAAARGVQVVASIADAVAGADAVFTSLPRGEHVREVLGGEGGVWATAPTSALLLDTSTVDVETSRWSHDESAARGFRFVDSPVSGGIAGATAGSLTFMLGGETSAVAEAAALVEPMAGHVFPVGGPTMGIAAKLANNLMLFVSLLGVAEGSQLAAHLGLDAETFFRVASVSSGDSWPLRTWYPAPGVVATSPANRNFDATFTTVLAEKDLSFALAAGEEAGLHLPAGRIALDQFERLIGEGYGGKDCSLIVKYASADGTVAGFDPDA; this is encoded by the coding sequence ATGGCGACGATCGCCTGGATCGGCTTGGGACACATGGGCGGCCCGATGTCGGGCAACCTCGTCGCCGCCGGACACGAGGTGCGCGGGGTCGATCCCGACTCCGCCTGCCGAGATGCAGCTGCTGCCCGCGGCGTGCAGGTCGTCGCGTCGATCGCCGACGCGGTGGCGGGCGCCGACGCGGTGTTCACGTCGTTGCCGCGCGGCGAGCACGTGCGCGAGGTGCTCGGCGGCGAGGGCGGCGTGTGGGCGACGGCGCCGACGAGCGCGCTGCTGCTCGACACGTCGACGGTCGACGTCGAAACCTCCCGCTGGAGTCACGATGAGTCGGCGGCCCGGGGCTTCCGGTTCGTCGACTCGCCGGTCTCGGGCGGCATCGCCGGTGCGACGGCCGGCAGCCTCACCTTCATGCTCGGCGGGGAGACATCGGCGGTCGCCGAGGCCGCCGCGCTCGTCGAGCCCATGGCCGGGCATGTCTTCCCGGTCGGCGGGCCGACCATGGGCATCGCGGCGAAGCTCGCGAACAACCTCATGCTCTTCGTGTCGCTGCTCGGCGTCGCCGAGGGCTCGCAGCTCGCAGCGCACCTCGGACTCGACGCCGAGACGTTCTTCCGGGTCGCGTCGGTGTCGTCGGGCGACTCCTGGCCGCTACGCACCTGGTATCCGGCGCCCGGCGTCGTCGCCACGAGCCCGGCGAACCGCAACTTCGACGCCACCTTCACGACCGTGCTCGCCGAGAAGGACCTGTCGTTCGCGCTCGCAGCGGGGGAGGAGGCGGGGCTGCACCTGCCGGCGGGCCGCATCGCGCTCGACCAGTTCGAGCGGCTCATCGGCGAGGGCTACGGCGGCAAGGACTGCAGCCTCATCGTGAAGTACGCCTCGGCCGACGGCACGGTCGCCGGGTTCGATCCCGACGCCTGA
- a CDS encoding alcohol dehydrogenase catalytic domain-containing protein, whose product MTEATTSAATTGSTATATRTITGAVLEELGRGRPFAASRPITVGELELEPPGPDELLVRIEAAGVCHSDLSVVDGTRPRPVPMLLGHEAAGIVEAVGAAASAAGFAVGDRVVTAFLPRCGECDGCRTGGVMACTPGTAANTAGTLFDGGIRLRRDGRPVHHHLGVSGFATYAVVDRRSAVVIGADVPPDIAAVLGCAVLTGGGAVVNAGGVRPGEDVVVVGLGGVGMAALITAVSLGHGRVIGVDAVASKLDRARELGASAAFTPDEAMAAGVRAAVAVEAAGHPRAFETAFALTAPGGRTVTVGLPSPTARVEFSPLTVTAEARTIVGSYLGSAVPSRDIPRYAELWRQGRLPVEALISSHIALDDVNEAMDTLAAGAAIRQVIRF is encoded by the coding sequence GTGACCGAAGCCACCACCTCGGCCGCCACCACTGGCAGCACGGCCACCGCGACCCGCACCATCACCGGAGCCGTGCTCGAGGAGCTCGGTCGGGGGCGTCCGTTCGCGGCGTCGCGACCGATCACGGTCGGCGAGCTCGAGCTCGAGCCGCCCGGCCCCGACGAGCTGCTCGTGCGGATCGAGGCGGCCGGCGTCTGCCACTCCGACCTGTCGGTCGTCGACGGCACCCGGCCGCGCCCCGTGCCGATGCTGCTCGGCCACGAGGCCGCCGGCATCGTCGAGGCGGTCGGCGCCGCGGCATCCGCTGCGGGCTTCGCCGTCGGCGACCGGGTGGTCACGGCGTTCCTGCCGCGGTGCGGTGAATGCGACGGATGCCGCACCGGCGGCGTCATGGCGTGCACGCCGGGGACCGCGGCGAACACCGCGGGCACGCTCTTCGACGGCGGCATCCGACTTCGGCGGGACGGGCGGCCCGTGCACCATCACCTCGGCGTGTCCGGCTTCGCCACGTACGCGGTCGTGGACCGACGCTCAGCCGTGGTGATCGGCGCCGACGTGCCGCCCGACATCGCGGCCGTGCTCGGCTGCGCCGTGCTCACCGGCGGCGGCGCGGTCGTGAACGCGGGTGGCGTGCGTCCTGGCGAGGACGTCGTGGTCGTGGGCCTCGGCGGCGTCGGCATGGCCGCGCTCATCACCGCGGTGTCGCTCGGCCACGGACGCGTCATCGGCGTCGATGCGGTGGCGTCGAAGCTCGACCGGGCACGCGAGCTCGGGGCATCCGCGGCGTTCACGCCCGACGAGGCGATGGCGGCGGGAGTCCGGGCGGCGGTGGCGGTCGAGGCGGCGGGGCATCCGCGCGCCTTCGAGACCGCGTTCGCGCTCACCGCACCCGGCGGGCGCACCGTGACGGTCGGCCTGCCGTCGCCGACCGCGCGGGTGGAATTCTCGCCGCTCACCGTCACCGCCGAGGCCCGCACGATCGTGGGCAGCTACCTCGGGTCGGCGGTGCCGTCGCGGGACATCCCGCGGTACGCCGAGCTGTGGCGGCAGGGCCGCCTGCCCGTCGAGGCGCTGATCTCGTCGCACATCGCACTCGACGACGTCAACGAGGCGATGGACACGCTCGCCGCGGGCGCGGCGATCCGGCAGGTCATCCGGTTCTGA
- a CDS encoding MFS transporter, whose product MAVDRTTQGPSPTSADPQGSPVRTGLRKVVAASMAGTIVEWYEFFLYATAATLVFNVIFFPPSDNPLDNIIKAFLTYAVGFIARPLGGIVFGHFGDKYGRKRLLQLAIILVGVTTFLMGCLPTFDQIGYAAPILLIVLRFFQGFAVGGEWGGAVLLVAEHSPDRERGFWASWPQAAVPAGNLLATVVLLTLSRTLTEEQFLAWGWRVGFWLSVVIVAVGYYIRTKVTDAPIFLEAQKEAEAAKKTNYGVIEVLKRYPRGVFTAMGLRFGENIMYYLVVTFSITYMSAHLGMITSTILTLILFAHVVHFAVIPVIGRMSDRLGRKPVYAVGAVLAAVWGFVAFPLFDTKNDWLIVGVLIVGLIIHALMYASQPAIMAEMFPTRMRYSGVSLGYQVTSIIAGSLAPIIATMLLSTYESWVPVAIYLAISAAVTLVAVIALRETVGISLRSIDDADRERLAEEAARVG is encoded by the coding sequence ATGGCCGTCGACCGTACGACGCAGGGCCCGTCCCCAACATCCGCCGACCCGCAGGGGTCGCCCGTCCGCACCGGCCTGCGCAAGGTCGTCGCCGCCTCGATGGCCGGCACGATCGTCGAGTGGTACGAGTTCTTCCTCTACGCCACCGCCGCGACGCTGGTGTTCAACGTCATCTTCTTCCCGCCGAGCGACAACCCGCTCGACAACATCATCAAGGCGTTCCTCACCTACGCGGTCGGCTTCATCGCCCGACCGCTCGGCGGCATCGTCTTCGGGCACTTCGGCGACAAGTACGGCCGCAAGCGGCTCCTGCAGCTGGCGATCATCCTCGTCGGCGTGACCACCTTCCTCATGGGCTGCCTGCCGACCTTCGACCAGATCGGCTACGCCGCGCCGATCCTGCTCATCGTGCTTCGCTTCTTCCAGGGCTTCGCGGTCGGCGGCGAGTGGGGCGGCGCGGTGCTCCTCGTGGCCGAGCACTCGCCCGACCGAGAGCGCGGGTTCTGGGCGAGCTGGCCGCAGGCCGCCGTGCCCGCCGGCAACCTGCTCGCCACCGTCGTGCTGCTCACCCTCTCGCGCACGCTCACCGAGGAGCAGTTCCTCGCGTGGGGCTGGCGCGTCGGCTTCTGGCTCTCGGTCGTGATCGTCGCCGTCGGCTACTACATCCGCACGAAGGTCACCGACGCGCCCATCTTCCTCGAGGCGCAGAAGGAGGCCGAGGCGGCCAAGAAGACCAACTACGGCGTGATCGAGGTGCTCAAGCGCTACCCGCGCGGCGTCTTCACCGCCATGGGCCTCCGCTTCGGCGAGAACATTATGTACTACCTCGTGGTGACGTTCTCGATCACCTACATGTCGGCCCACCTCGGCATGATCACGTCGACGATCCTCACGCTCATCCTGTTCGCGCACGTCGTGCACTTCGCCGTGATCCCGGTGATCGGGCGCATGAGCGACCGGCTCGGCCGCAAGCCCGTCTACGCGGTCGGCGCCGTGCTCGCCGCGGTGTGGGGCTTCGTGGCGTTCCCGCTGTTCGACACGAAGAACGACTGGCTGATCGTCGGCGTGCTCATCGTGGGCCTGATCATCCACGCGCTCATGTACGCCAGCCAGCCGGCGATCATGGCGGAGATGTTCCCGACCCGCATGCGCTACTCGGGCGTCTCGCTCGGCTACCAGGTCACGTCGATCATCGCGGGCTCGCTCGCACCGATCATCGCGACGATGCTGCTGTCGACCTACGAGAGCTGGGTGCCGGTGGCGATCTACCTCGCGATCTCGGCCGCCGTCACGCTCGTCGCCGTCATCGCGCTGCGCGAGACGGTCGGCATCTCGCTCCGCTCGATCGACGACGCCGACCGCGAGCGCCTGGCCGAAGAGGCCGCGCGGGTCGGGTAG
- a CDS encoding EamA family transporter, producing MTPELDDQDALLRRRRFTGAATQLGTEVSINFGSSLAGLLIPIVGSFVVVAARQIVMVAAVLPFYRPKRAELTWRRLWPALALGVVLAVMNLAFYQSVHLLGLGIAATIEFLGPLAIALLSSRRVLDVACALAAGAGVVLLIGPGSSDAAAIDPWGVALALTAAAAWAGYIVLTRRVAVGLPGLEGLTVASIVSLALLLPFAIATFDASVIDWRVAALLVGVGVLSSALPYSLDTFILRRITPRLYAIITSFGPVIAAVFGWLVLSETFTPLEVVAIAIVCGAAGTAIATQRDRPKSDLEQTAEGMA from the coding sequence GTGACCCCCGAACTCGACGACCAGGACGCGCTGCTGCGCCGTCGCCGATTCACCGGAGCGGCCACCCAGCTCGGCACCGAGGTGTCGATCAACTTCGGCTCGTCGCTCGCGGGCCTGCTCATCCCGATCGTCGGGTCCTTCGTGGTCGTGGCGGCACGCCAGATCGTGATGGTCGCGGCGGTGCTGCCCTTCTATCGGCCCAAGCGCGCCGAGCTCACGTGGCGCCGCCTCTGGCCGGCCCTCGCGCTCGGCGTGGTGCTCGCCGTCATGAACCTCGCGTTCTACCAGTCGGTGCACCTGCTCGGGCTCGGCATCGCGGCGACCATCGAGTTCCTCGGCCCTCTCGCCATCGCGCTCCTGTCGTCGCGACGGGTCCTCGACGTGGCGTGCGCGCTCGCCGCGGGCGCCGGCGTGGTGCTGCTCATCGGCCCCGGCTCGTCGGATGCCGCGGCGATCGACCCGTGGGGCGTCGCCCTCGCCCTCACCGCCGCCGCCGCGTGGGCCGGCTACATCGTGCTGACCCGCCGCGTGGCCGTCGGACTGCCCGGCTTGGAGGGACTCACCGTCGCGAGCATCGTGAGCCTGGCGCTGCTGCTGCCGTTCGCGATCGCGACGTTCGACGCCTCGGTGATCGACTGGCGCGTCGCCGCGCTGCTCGTCGGCGTCGGGGTGCTTTCGTCGGCGCTGCCCTACAGCCTCGACACGTTCATCCTGCGCCGCATCACGCCCCGCCTCTACGCGATCATCACGAGCTTCGGGCCCGTCATCGCCGCGGTCTTCGGGTGGCTCGTGCTGTCGGAGACGTTCACCCCGCTCGAGGTGGTCGCCATCGCGATCGTGTGCGGCGCCGCGGGCACGGCGATCGCCACCCAGCGCGACCGGCCCAAGTCCGACCTCGAGCAGACCGCGGAGGGCATGGCGTAG